In the genome of Neodiprion pinetum isolate iyNeoPine1 chromosome 2, iyNeoPine1.2, whole genome shotgun sequence, one region contains:
- the Pnn gene encoding pinin — MRKLETRESWGAEKLEAQLEAARDNLRGLDRSIQKILGRDPPDGENPLQPTARIAQKRPVQEDHRRRQVADFAVLPNNLTVFKRRWVAPPGEPKTVFSRLSARIPSNADDSADEDDNTAKPAVSSRVIATPREIPSRQEVIRRERVDERSRQRNKRMFGALLGTLQKFRQEETKLKAKEDKKAEVEARVEEAGRREKEELRRERQQLFQSRKRQQAEVRSLEAKLVRSRQFQEWRASQLPLTSFIRTRTQPSIYYLPKRKHSRTDSLLALSAKELNDEIERREKILMEELEQIEFQAGLGKQLSNESNIVSTVQEEPPTPMEEGEENRDPNHEVEQIEKEEVQSSGSPTCESKELIPLPIDSAPVEVAEVQETQEMQEMLEDANNG, encoded by the exons ATGAGGAAATTGGAAACCAGAGAGTCGTGGGGCGCCGAGAAGCTGGAAGCGCAACTAGAAGCAGCGCGCGATAACCTCCGAGGTCTCGATCGAAGTATTCAAAAGATTCTCGGCCGGGATCCTCCCGATGGCGAAAATCCTCTCCAACCAACGGCAAG gATTGCCCAGAAACGACCGGTACAAGAAGATCATCGCAGACGACAGGTGGCTGACTTTGCAGTCctgccaaataatttaacCGTCTTTAAAAGACGATGGGTCGCTCCTCCTGGAGAACCGAAGACAGTTTTTAGTCGGCTTAGTGCTCGCATCCCGTCAAATGCAGATGACAGTGCCGACGAAGATGACAACACTGCCAAG CCAGCTGTCTCCTCAAGAGTGATAGCAACACCTAGAGAAATACCTTCGCGCCAAGAGGTTATTAGGCGAGAAAGAGTGGATGAACGAAGTCGTCAGCGCAACAAACGAATGTTTGGAGCTCTCCTCGGTACTTTACAAAAGTTTCGTCAAGAAGAAACTAAACTTAAAGCCAAG GAGGATAAAAAAGCAGAGGTCGAAGCTCGTGTAGAGGAGGCTGGCAGACGGGAGAAGGAGGAGCTGAGGCGAGAAAGACAACAGTTATTTCAGTCTCGGAAACGTCAACAGGCAGAAGTTCGCAGTTTGGAAGCTAAACTGGTGCGCAGCCGACAGTTTCAGGAATGGCGCGCGTCTCAATTACCGCTTACATCATTTATTCGCACGCGTACTCAACCATCTATCTATTATTTACCAAAACGAAAACATTCGCGCACAGATTCGCTTTTAGCTCTCTCCGCAAAGGAGCTCAATG ATGAGATAGAAAGGAGGGAAAAAATCCTGATGGAAGAGCTAGAGCAAATAGAATTTCAAGCAGGATTAGGAAAACAACTTTCCAATGAATCAAACATAGTTTCGACCGTGCAAGAAGAACCTCCAACACCTATGGAAGAAGGCGAAGAGAATCGAGATCCAAATCATGAAGTCGAACAGATCGAAAAGGAAGAGGTACAGTCTTCAGGTTCTCCCACGTGCGAATCAAAGGAACTAATTCCGCTCCCAATAGATTCAGCTCCAGTAGAGGTAGCAGAGGTGCAAGAAACGCAGGAAATGCAAGAAATGCTAGAGGATGCCAATAACGGCTAG